A window from Pseudobutyrivibrio ruminis HUN009 encodes these proteins:
- the rpsO gene encoding 30S ribosomal protein S15, translating to MITKEKKQAIINEYARTAGDTGSPEVQIAVLTARISELTEHLKANPGDHHSRRGMMKMVGKRRNLLAYLKNTDIERYRSIIERLGLRK from the coding sequence ATGATTACAAAAGAGAAGAAGCAGGCAATTATCAATGAGTATGCTAGAACAGCTGGTGACACAGGTTCTCCAGAGGTTCAGATCGCTGTTCTTACAGCTCGTATTTCTGAGCTTACAGAGCACCTTAAGGCTAACCCAGGTGACCATCATTCACGTCGTGGTATGATGAAGATGGTTGGTAAGAGAAGAAACCTTCTTGCATACCTTAAGAATACTGACATTGAGAGATATCGTTCAATCATTGAGCGTCTTGGCTTAAGAAAGTAA
- a CDS encoding DNA gyrase/topoisomerase IV subunit A, whose protein sequence is MPSEIIRTEYSEIMQKSFIDYSMSVILARAVPDVRDGLKPVQRRTLYDMYELKVDYNKPYKKSARIVGDTMGKYHPHGDSSIYEALVVMSQDFKKSLPLVDGHGNFGSIEGDGAAAMRYTEARLAKVAQEVYLGDLDKNVVDFVPNYDETEKEPEVLPVRVPNILINGSDGIAVGMVTSIPQHNLGEVIDGVIAYMKDPDINTAQMLKIIPGPDFPTGGIITNKDDLLEIYSTGVGKIKIRGKAEIEKIKGGKEQIVITEIPYPMIGANIGKFLNDIYSLVESKKTNDITDISNQSSKDGMRIIVELRKGADAQNVLNLLYKKTRLEDTFGVNMLAVADGKPETLGIVPIIRHHVNFQYELCTRKYTHLLGKEREKKEIQEGLIKACDVIDLIIEILRGSKDVKQAKACLVEGITEGIKFKSEQSKKDAALLKFTERQAQAILDMRLHRLIGLEIEALRGDYAETMQKIADYTKILESRAEMAKVIIKDLQAIKKEYARERRTVIDNVEEAIVEEKPIEEIDVAVLIDRFAYARVVDMPTFERNKEAAETESKKIIFCKNIDKICLFTDNGDMHAIKVLSLPFGKFRDKGQPIDTAEKGSKIDLTKQNLIFADSMANIVKSRLLFGTKQSMIKVVEGAEFDVTRKQIAATKLADDDKVICVGKLNPGSSVVMQSAKDMFLRIEGDTIPEKKKTAVGVRGMKLGKGDELINIYILGEGENVDVKVKDKTVSIGRLHIASRDTKGVKK, encoded by the coding sequence ATGCCTAGTGAGATTATAAGAACCGAATATTCTGAGATTATGCAGAAATCCTTTATAGACTATTCTATGTCGGTTATCCTTGCACGTGCAGTTCCAGATGTTAGAGATGGTCTTAAGCCTGTACAGCGTCGTACCCTGTACGATATGTACGAGTTAAAGGTTGATTATAATAAACCATATAAAAAGAGTGCCCGTATCGTAGGTGATACCATGGGTAAATATCACCCACATGGTGATAGCTCAATCTACGAAGCACTTGTTGTTATGTCACAGGATTTCAAGAAGAGTCTTCCACTTGTTGATGGCCATGGTAACTTTGGTTCTATCGAAGGTGATGGCGCTGCTGCAATGCGTTACACTGAGGCTCGTCTTGCAAAGGTTGCCCAGGAGGTTTATCTTGGGGACCTTGATAAAAACGTTGTAGATTTCGTACCAAACTATGATGAGACAGAAAAGGAGCCTGAGGTTCTTCCTGTTCGTGTTCCTAATATCCTCATCAATGGTTCCGATGGTATTGCCGTTGGTATGGTTACATCAATCCCTCAGCACAACCTTGGTGAGGTTATAGATGGTGTTATCGCCTATATGAAGGATCCTGATATCAATACAGCTCAGATGCTTAAAATCATTCCTGGTCCAGATTTTCCAACTGGTGGCATCATCACTAACAAGGATGATTTGCTTGAGATTTACTCAACAGGTGTTGGTAAAATCAAAATCCGTGGTAAGGCAGAAATCGAAAAGATTAAGGGTGGTAAGGAACAAATCGTAATTACGGAGATTCCTTATCCTATGATTGGTGCCAATATCGGAAAGTTCCTTAACGATATCTATTCACTTGTTGAGTCTAAAAAGACCAACGATATTACAGATATTTCAAACCAGTCTTCAAAGGATGGTATGCGTATTATTGTTGAGCTTCGCAAGGGTGCTGATGCTCAAAATGTACTCAATCTTCTCTACAAGAAGACTCGTCTTGAAGATACATTTGGTGTAAACATGCTTGCAGTTGCTGATGGAAAGCCAGAGACACTTGGCATCGTTCCAATCATCAGACATCATGTTAACTTCCAGTATGAGCTTTGTACTAGAAAGTATACTCATTTACTTGGCAAAGAGCGTGAGAAAAAGGAAATTCAGGAAGGTTTGATTAAGGCTTGTGATGTTATCGACCTTATCATCGAAATCCTTCGTGGTTCAAAGGATGTAAAGCAGGCTAAGGCATGTCTTGTTGAAGGTATCACAGAAGGTATCAAGTTCAAGTCTGAGCAGTCGAAAAAGGATGCAGCTTTGCTTAAGTTTACTGAGCGTCAGGCTCAGGCTATCCTTGATATGCGTCTTCACAGATTGATTGGTTTGGAAATCGAAGCATTGCGTGGTGACTATGCTGAGACAATGCAGAAGATTGCTGATTATACAAAGATTCTTGAAAGTCGTGCTGAGATGGCAAAGGTTATCATCAAGGATTTACAGGCTATCAAGAAAGAGTACGCTAGAGAGCGCCGCACTGTAATTGATAACGTGGAAGAGGCTATTGTAGAAGAAAAGCCAATCGAAGAAATTGATGTGGCTGTTCTTATCGACAGATTTGCATATGCTCGTGTAGTAGATATGCCTACATTCGAGCGTAATAAAGAAGCAGCAGAGACAGAATCTAAAAAGATTATCTTCTGTAAAAATATAGACAAGATTTGTCTCTTTACTGATAATGGCGATATGCATGCGATTAAGGTTCTTAGCCTTCCATTTGGTAAGTTCCGTGATAAGGGGCAGCCAATTGACACAGCAGAAAAGGGTTCAAAGATTGACCTTACAAAGCAGAATCTTATCTTTGCAGATTCAATGGCTAATATCGTTAAATCAAGACTCTTATTTGGTACTAAGCAATCTATGATTAAGGTTGTTGAGGGTGCAGAATTTGACGTTACTAGAAAGCAAATTGCTGCAACAAAACTTGCTGACGACGATAAGGTTATTTGTGTTGGCAAGCTCAATCCTGGTAGCTCTGTTGTAATGCAGTCTGCAAAGGATATGTTCCTTAGAATTGAGGGAGATACAATTCCTGAAAAGAAAAAGACAGCAGTTGGTGTCCGTGGAATGAAGCTTGGCAAAGGCGACGAGCTAATTAATATTTACATTCTTGGCGAAGGCGAAAATGTAGATGTTAAGGTTAAAGACAAAACAGTTTCAATTGGACGACTTCACATCGCAAGTAGAGACACAAAGGGCGTTAAGAAATGA
- a CDS encoding DegV family protein yields the protein MSKVAILTDSNSGITQAQAQDYGVFVIPMPFYIDGELYYEDIDLTQEQFYEKLTQGGEITTSMPITGNLMDTWDKLLKDYDEIVYIPMSSGLSSSCATAKMLAEDYDGKVVVVDNQRISVTQKLSALEAKKLADLGKSAQEICDALMEIKSLSTIYITVDTLEYLKKGGRLTPAVAAIGSLLKIKPVLSIYGEKLDKYSMVRTVKAAKQTMIEALKKDMQNVLHTDNLDDVVISIAHTQNQEAAEKFKEELEAEFPGKEIWIDPLSLSVSCHIGPGALACTVTKKLIDIN from the coding sequence ATGAGCAAAGTTGCAATTCTTACAGATAGCAATAGTGGAATTACACAGGCACAGGCCCAGGACTATGGAGTTTTTGTTATACCTATGCCTTTTTATATCGATGGCGAGTTATATTATGAGGATATCGATTTAACTCAGGAGCAGTTTTATGAGAAGCTTACACAGGGCGGCGAGATTACTACTTCAATGCCTATCACAGGAAATCTTATGGATACATGGGATAAGCTTCTTAAAGACTATGATGAAATAGTTTATATTCCTATGTCTAGCGGTTTATCTTCATCTTGCGCTACAGCAAAGATGCTAGCAGAGGATTACGATGGCAAGGTTGTAGTTGTAGATAACCAACGTATCTCAGTTACACAGAAGCTTTCAGCACTGGAGGCTAAAAAGCTTGCAGATTTAGGAAAGAGTGCACAGGAAATCTGTGATGCTCTTATGGAAATCAAGTCTTTATCTACTATCTACATCACTGTAGATACACTGGAATACCTTAAAAAGGGCGGAAGACTTACTCCAGCAGTTGCTGCAATCGGTTCACTGTTAAAGATTAAGCCAGTACTTTCAATCTACGGAGAGAAGCTTGATAAGTATTCAATGGTTCGTACTGTTAAGGCTGCAAAGCAGACTATGATTGAAGCATTAAAAAAGGATATGCAAAATGTCCTTCATACAGACAATCTTGATGATGTTGTGATTTCTATAGCTCACACACAGAATCAGGAAGCCGCAGAAAAATTTAAAGAAGAATTAGAAGCTGAATTCCCAGGCAAAGAAATCTGGATAGATCCGTTATCACTTTCAGTTTCATGTCACATTGGACCAGGCGCACTTGCTTGTACGGTGACTAAGAAATTGATTGATATAAATTAA
- a CDS encoding DUF4340 domain-containing protein, translating to MMKKFISKYYKGIFLALAIILLVIVLIITFNAKSPAKMIQNLDGSEDQAEVLDEASEIEDEGENVILLDNEEVYSFQMTDSNNILLTFERDGDDWVYTDDPSIDINEERIEKLLNYITDVRFVDTISTDDENGDKYGLNQDSPVYIIKDANGYSTFISLGKIDEETGQIYFALNYDFSTIYVNSGKLAGVNKYAIEDLIQ from the coding sequence ATGATGAAGAAGTTTATTTCAAAGTATTATAAAGGTATATTTTTAGCTTTAGCGATTATTTTGCTTGTGATAGTTTTGATAATCACCTTTAATGCTAAGTCGCCTGCAAAGATGATTCAAAATCTTGATGGCTCTGAAGACCAGGCTGAAGTTTTAGATGAAGCTAGTGAAATAGAAGACGAGGGCGAAAATGTTATATTGCTTGATAATGAAGAAGTGTATAGCTTCCAGATGACTGATAGCAATAATATTTTGCTTACATTTGAAAGAGATGGTGATGACTGGGTTTATACAGATGACCCTAGTATTGATATAAATGAAGAAAGAATTGAAAAGCTTCTGAATTATATTACTGACGTTAGATTCGTAGATACAATTTCTACTGATGACGAAAATGGCGACAAGTATGGCTTGAATCAGGATTCTCCGGTGTATATCATCAAAGATGCAAATGGCTATTCGACATTTATTTCGCTGGGCAAAATTGATGAAGAAACTGGACAGATTTATTTTGCTTTGAATTATGATTTTTCTACTATTTATGTAAATAGCGGAAAATTAGCAGGCGTAAACAAATACGCAATCGAAGATTTAATACAGTAA
- the groL gene encoding chaperonin GroEL (60 kDa chaperone family; promotes refolding of misfolded polypeptides especially under stressful conditions; forms two stacked rings of heptamers to form a barrel-shaped 14mer; ends can be capped by GroES; misfolded proteins enter the barrel where they are refolded when GroES binds) gives MAKEIKYGAEARQALEAGVDKLANTVRVTIGPKGRNVVLSKSYGAPLITNDGVTIAKDVELEDAFENMGAQLVKEVATKTNDVAGDGTTTATVLAQAMVKEGMKNLAAGANPIVLRKGMKKATDCAVKAILKMSKAVDGKEQIARVAAISAGDDEVGQMVADAMEKVSNDGVITIEESKTMQTELDLVEGMQFDRGYISAYMCTDMDKMEANLDDPYILITDKKISNIQELLPLLEQIVQSGARLLIIAEDIEGEALTTLILNKLRGTFNVVAVKAPGYGDRRKEMLQDIAILTGGQVISEEVGLELKDTTLEQLGRAKSVKVNKENTVIVDGLGDKAAIEARVSQIRGQIDETTSEFDKEKLQERLAKLAGGVAVIRVGAATETEMKEAKLRMEDALNATRAAVEEGIIQGGGSAYIHVQKEVAALAETLSGDEKTGANVIVKALEAPLFYIAANAGLEGSVIINKVRESEVGIGFDAYNEEYVNMVKAGILDPVKVTRTALLNAASVAATLLTTESVVADIKDPSADAAAAAAAGAGMGGMY, from the coding sequence ATGGCAAAAGAAATTAAGTATGGTGCTGAAGCAAGACAGGCTCTTGAGGCAGGCGTAGATAAATTAGCAAATACAGTTAGAGTTACTATTGGACCAAAGGGACGTAACGTTGTTCTTTCAAAGTCTTACGGTGCTCCACTTATCACTAATGATGGTGTTACTATCGCAAAGGATGTTGAGCTTGAGGATGCATTTGAAAACATGGGTGCTCAGCTTGTAAAAGAAGTTGCTACAAAGACAAACGATGTAGCAGGTGATGGTACAACAACAGCTACAGTTTTAGCACAGGCTATGGTAAAGGAAGGTATGAAGAACCTTGCTGCTGGTGCAAACCCAATCGTTCTTAGAAAGGGTATGAAGAAGGCTACAGATTGTGCTGTTAAGGCTATTCTTAAAATGTCTAAGGCTGTAGATGGCAAGGAGCAGATTGCTCGTGTTGCTGCAATTTCAGCTGGTGATGATGAAGTAGGTCAGATGGTAGCTGACGCTATGGAAAAGGTTTCTAACGATGGTGTTATCACAATCGAGGAATCAAAGACAATGCAGACAGAGCTTGACCTTGTAGAAGGTATGCAGTTTGATAGAGGTTACATTTCAGCTTACATGTGCACAGATATGGACAAGATGGAAGCAAACCTTGATGATCCATATATTCTTATTACAGACAAAAAGATTTCTAACATTCAGGAACTCCTTCCACTTCTTGAGCAGATTGTTCAGTCAGGTGCTAGACTTCTTATCATTGCTGAGGATATCGAGGGCGAGGCTCTTACAACTCTTATCCTTAACAAGCTTCGTGGAACATTCAACGTTGTTGCTGTTAAGGCTCCAGGATATGGTGACAGACGTAAGGAAATGCTTCAGGATATCGCAATCCTTACAGGTGGCCAGGTAATTTCTGAAGAAGTTGGTCTTGAGCTTAAGGATACAACTCTTGAGCAGCTTGGTCGTGCTAAGTCTGTAAAGGTTAACAAGGAGAACACAGTTATCGTTGATGGTCTTGGTGATAAGGCTGCAATCGAGGCTCGTGTTTCTCAGATTCGTGGACAGATTGATGAGACTACATCAGAGTTCGATAAAGAAAAGCTTCAGGAAAGACTTGCTAAGCTTGCAGGTGGTGTTGCAGTTATCCGTGTAGGTGCTGCTACAGAAACAGAAATGAAGGAAGCTAAGCTTCGTATGGAGGATGCTCTTAACGCAACACGTGCTGCTGTAGAGGAAGGTATTATCCAGGGTGGTGGATCTGCTTACATCCACGTTCAGAAGGAAGTTGCAGCTCTTGCTGAGACACTTTCTGGTGATGAGAAGACAGGTGCAAACGTTATCGTTAAGGCCCTTGAAGCTCCATTGTTCTACATCGCTGCAAATGCAGGTCTTGAGGGATCTGTTATTATCAACAAGGTACGTGAGTCAGAAGTTGGTATTGGTTTCGATGCTTACAACGAAGAGTATGTAAACATGGTTAAGGCTGGTATCCTTGATCCTGTTAAGGTTACAAGAACAGCTCTCTTGAATGCTGCTTCTGTTGCTGCAACACTTCTTACAACAGAGTCTGTTGTTGCAGACATTAAAGATCCTTCTGCTGATGCTGCAGCTGCCGCTGCTGCTGGTGCTGGCATGGGTGGAATGTACTAA
- a CDS encoding Mbeg1-like protein gives MANIFDYLDWRGDVPFDIDPFNEVDALALCELVYTPFDGLVPGPGLKEKISIEDLNEKFFQKFTEEGLMARTALTKLAPFLMPKMAGSKRFGGMKLAGFVNDVDAKKQTQFAVCSFYLPDGTIFVAFRGTDDSLVGWKEDFNMCFSEGTGGQLQAVDYLNTNFARTMKKLRIGGHSKGGNFAAYGSTFCRGHIQDSILEVYNFDGPGFIPEILKKPAYKSMINRVHKIVPEESIIGMLMYTKAKMQVVVSDAKGINQHNPLSWQIKRNRFEEVDSVASSSVLIDEVIKKWSVQFDYETRAAFGDVFFSSLISSSGATRLSQITSSKVRSIASLTKEIQSLDPQNQALIMDVLGKLVAAGGDSLKNSLLSKLPKSLIMRKSEK, from the coding sequence ATGGCTAACATCTTTGATTATCTTGACTGGAGAGGGGATGTCCCTTTCGATATAGATCCGTTTAATGAGGTGGATGCACTGGCTCTTTGCGAGCTTGTGTATACACCTTTTGATGGTTTAGTGCCCGGTCCTGGGTTAAAAGAAAAAATTTCCATAGAAGATCTCAACGAAAAATTCTTTCAAAAATTCACAGAAGAAGGTTTGATGGCAAGAACAGCTTTGACTAAGCTTGCTCCTTTTCTTATGCCTAAAATGGCTGGCTCTAAAAGATTTGGCGGAATGAAGCTTGCTGGCTTTGTTAATGATGTTGATGCTAAAAAGCAGACTCAGTTTGCTGTTTGTAGCTTTTATTTGCCTGATGGCACTATTTTTGTTGCTTTCAGAGGAACCGACGATTCACTTGTTGGCTGGAAAGAAGATTTTAACATGTGCTTTTCTGAGGGTACTGGTGGGCAACTTCAGGCTGTAGATTATCTCAATACCAATTTTGCAAGGACAATGAAAAAGCTTCGAATAGGAGGCCACTCTAAGGGCGGTAACTTTGCCGCTTATGGCAGCACATTTTGCAGAGGCCATATACAGGATAGCATTTTAGAAGTATACAATTTTGACGGTCCTGGTTTTATTCCAGAAATTCTTAAAAAGCCAGCTTATAAATCTATGATTAATAGGGTCCATAAGATTGTTCCAGAAGAATCAATTATTGGTATGCTTATGTATACAAAGGCTAAGATGCAGGTAGTTGTCAGTGATGCAAAAGGTATTAATCAACACAATCCTTTGAGTTGGCAGATTAAACGAAATAGATTTGAAGAAGTAGATTCAGTTGCTTCTTCTTCAGTTCTTATAGACGAAGTTATCAAGAAATGGTCTGTTCAATTTGATTATGAAACAAGGGCGGCATTTGGTGATGTTTTCTTTTCATCCCTTATTAGTTCATCTGGGGCAACTAGACTTTCACAGATTACATCTAGTAAGGTAAGGTCCATTGCTTCTCTGACAAAAGAGATACAATCCCTTGACCCTCAAAATCAGGCTTTGATTATGGATGTATTAGGTAAATTAGTGGCGGCAGGCGGCGATAGTCTTAAGAATTCTCTGCTTTCTAAGCTACCTAAAAGTTTAATAATGAGAAAAAGTGAGAAATAA
- a CDS encoding DUF308 domain-containing protein, with the protein MAHTQEEIKDSKAGLIANIIGAIAYLAVGICLLTLNVEIISKVVYSFSILGFGILFVCFGMYYMIKYFFNHEFTRITSYGFTMGVILVVIGAVFVVNADVVSAFIDALVCLIGIVFGAIMLQQSFALFHIQRGSWFLSLILGAATIAASIYILLTPIKIFDGNVYASAYLIVVGACSLFSLLLMVIGLKDHKKDSNRNYNRNMEDSPITGKNKIDESIFEEEPVVEVTQETKSQPEAGSDALFEE; encoded by the coding sequence ATGGCTCACACACAAGAAGAAATTAAGGACTCAAAGGCAGGCTTGATTGCCAATATTATTGGAGCGATTGCTTACCTAGCTGTTGGTATTTGTTTGCTTACACTTAATGTAGAGATTATTTCTAAGGTGGTATATTCATTCTCTATTTTAGGTTTTGGTATTTTGTTTGTATGTTTTGGAATGTACTACATGATTAAATACTTCTTTAATCATGAGTTTACTAGAATTACTAGCTACGGTTTTACGATGGGAGTTATCCTAGTTGTAATCGGCGCAGTTTTTGTTGTAAATGCAGATGTTGTTTCAGCGTTTATTGATGCATTGGTTTGCCTTATTGGCATTGTTTTTGGTGCAATCATGCTTCAACAGTCATTTGCTTTGTTCCACATTCAAAGAGGCTCTTGGTTCTTAAGCCTTATTCTTGGAGCAGCTACAATTGCAGCAAGTATCTATATTCTTTTAACACCTATCAAAATCTTTGATGGCAATGTATATGCAAGTGCATACTTGATAGTAGTAGGTGCATGCTCATTGTTTTCTTTATTGCTTATGGTTATTGGTCTCAAGGATCACAAAAAAGATTCTAATAGAAACTATAATCGTAACATGGAGGATTCTCCAATCACAGGTAAAAATAAAATAGACGAATCTATTTTTGAAGAAGAGCCTGTAGTGGAGGTTACACAAGAAACAAAGTCACAGCCTGAGGCTGGCTCAGATGCTTTATTTGAGGAATAA
- a CDS encoding co-chaperone GroES: MKLVPLTDRVVLKQCEAEETTKSGIILASAAQEKPQEAMVIAVGPGGIVDGKEITMQVKEGQKVIYSKYAGTEVKLEGEEYIIVRQNDILAVVE, from the coding sequence ATGAAATTAGTTCCATTAACAGATCGCGTTGTATTAAAGCAGTGCGAAGCAGAAGAGACTACAAAGTCTGGTATTATTCTTGCATCTGCAGCACAGGAGAAGCCACAGGAAGCTATGGTTATTGCTGTTGGTCCTGGCGGAATTGTTGACGGTAAAGAAATCACAATGCAGGTTAAAGAAGGCCAGAAGGTTATATATTCAAAGTACGCTGGTACAGAAGTTAAGCTTGAAGGCGAGGAGTACATTATCGTTCGTCAGAATGATATTCTTGCAGTTGTAGAATAA
- a CDS encoding HAD hydrolase-like protein — protein sequence MIKNVYFDLDGTLVDSAPGIIEGLKVALTKYGYDIPDFVTLRKCVGPPFTYSFPKLLHIKDEDFDGAVAAYRQYYDKENGMFNAKVYAGIEELLAALNKRGYCLFVCTSKPEPTARKLLAKLGIDHYFTDICGATLDASIDTKAEVIDLCFSRAPWHKKEETVLVGDTKFDAEGAAQRGIDCIGVSWGFGSKWDLEDAGAVTILDYPNEVLEYIEAN from the coding sequence ATGATAAAAAATGTTTATTTTGATTTAGATGGCACACTTGTAGATTCAGCTCCTGGTATTATTGAGGGGCTGAAGGTTGCCCTCACAAAATACGGATATGATATTCCGGATTTTGTTACACTTCGTAAATGCGTAGGGCCACCATTTACATATTCTTTTCCAAAGCTTTTGCATATTAAGGATGAGGATTTTGATGGTGCTGTTGCCGCTTACAGACAGTATTACGACAAGGAAAATGGTATGTTTAATGCCAAGGTTTATGCTGGCATAGAAGAGCTTCTTGCTGCATTAAACAAACGCGGCTATTGTCTTTTTGTCTGCACTTCAAAGCCAGAACCAACTGCTAGAAAGCTTTTGGCAAAGCTTGGTATAGACCATTATTTCACTGATATTTGTGGAGCTACATTGGATGCATCCATAGACACAAAAGCAGAAGTAATAGATTTATGCTTTTCTCGTGCACCATGGCACAAAAAGGAAGAAACAGTTCTTGTTGGTGATACTAAGTTCGATGCAGAAGGTGCTGCACAAAGAGGAATCGATTGCATCGGTGTTTCCTGGGGCTTTGGCTCAAAGTGGGATTTGGAAGATGCTGGAGCTGTCACAATTTTAGACTATCCAAATGAGGTGCTTGAATATATTGAAGCAAATTAG
- a CDS encoding adenylosuccinate synthase has product MVKAVVGANWGDEGKGKITDMMAANADIIVRFQGGANAGHTIVNNYGKFALHTLPSGVFYNHTTSIIGNGVALNIPILIKEINSIVEKGVPTPRILVSDRAQIVMPYHILFDQYEEERLGKASFGSTKSGIAPFYSDKYAKIGYQVQELFDDELLKEKVVRTCEQKNVLLEHLYHKPLLNPEELLETLHEYRDMIAPYVCDTSAYLWNALKENKTILLEGQLGTLKDPDHGIYPMVTSSSTLAPYGCIGAGIPAQELKQVVTVCKAYSSAVGAGAFVSEIFGDEADELRRRGGDGGEFGATTGRPRRMGWFDCVASKYGCRMQGTTDVAFTVVDVLGYLDEIPVCVGYEIDGEVTTDFPVTSKLEKAKPVLKTLPGWKTDIRGIKKYEDLPENCRNYIEFIEKEIGFPITMVSNGPGRDDIIYR; this is encoded by the coding sequence ATGGTTAAAGCAGTTGTAGGTGCCAATTGGGGCGATGAAGGCAAAGGAAAGATTACAGACATGATGGCAGCGAATGCTGATATCATTGTTCGTTTTCAGGGTGGTGCAAACGCAGGACACACTATCGTAAACAACTATGGTAAGTTCGCGCTTCACACATTACCTTCAGGTGTATTTTATAATCACACCACTAGCATCATTGGAAATGGCGTCGCATTGAATATTCCTATCCTTATCAAAGAGATTAACTCTATTGTAGAGAAAGGAGTACCAACACCTCGCATTCTTGTGTCTGATAGAGCACAGATTGTTATGCCATATCACATCCTTTTTGATCAATACGAGGAAGAACGTCTTGGAAAGGCTTCCTTCGGTTCAACAAAGAGCGGTATAGCTCCATTCTACTCAGATAAATACGCAAAGATTGGTTATCAGGTTCAGGAGCTTTTCGATGATGAGCTCTTAAAAGAAAAGGTTGTACGTACATGTGAACAGAAGAACGTTCTTCTTGAGCATTTATATCACAAGCCACTTCTTAATCCAGAGGAACTCCTTGAGACATTGCATGAATATCGAGATATGATTGCACCATATGTTTGCGATACTTCAGCATACCTTTGGAATGCGCTTAAAGAAAATAAGACAATCCTTCTTGAGGGCCAGCTTGGTACTTTAAAGGATCCAGACCATGGTATTTACCCAATGGTTACATCTTCATCAACACTTGCACCTTATGGTTGCATCGGTGCTGGTATCCCAGCTCAGGAGTTAAAGCAGGTTGTTACAGTATGTAAGGCTTATTCATCAGCAGTTGGTGCTGGCGCTTTTGTTTCAGAAATCTTTGGTGATGAGGCTGATGAGCTTAGACGCCGCGGTGGTGACGGTGGTGAGTTTGGTGCTACTACAGGTCGTCCACGTCGTATGGGATGGTTCGACTGTGTCGCTTCTAAGTACGGCTGCAGAATGCAGGGTACAACAGATGTCGCATTTACAGTTGTTGATGTACTTGGATATCTTGATGAAATTCCTGTTTGTGTTGGATACGAAATCGATGGTGAAGTTACTACTGATTTCCCAGTTACTAGCAAGCTTGAAAAGGCTAAGCCAGTTCTTAAGACACTTCCTGGCTGGAAGACAGATATTCGTGGAATCAAGAAATACGAAGATCTTCCTGAAAACTGCAGAAACTACATTGAATTCATTGAGAAGGAAATCGGTTTCCCAATCACAATGGTTTCAAACGGACCTGGAAGAGACGATATCATCTACAGATAA
- a CDS encoding CPBP family intramembrane glutamic endopeptidase, with the protein MKQIRQNRIIQIIYPLLVYFFVYQLGVSLLLDIIGDKYGKLTCLLIAGIVCIVPMYIIYSNVPKLIPEPVKNKEQVFVYAIWIVATVAVAVLLNIALTHSGLVESSAGFARANSILTDGDLLMKVLCNCLVIPILEELLMRGILTGQLCLWYGPVPAVVISSICFGILHNNIVQFIYAVLMGAALGIMYVKNKRLSMCIIAHCLINLTAILFG; encoded by the coding sequence TTGAAGCAAATTAGACAGAATAGAATCATTCAAATTATATATCCATTGCTTGTTTATTTCTTTGTATATCAGCTGGGAGTTTCGTTGCTTCTTGATATCATAGGAGATAAATATGGCAAGCTTACATGTCTGCTTATTGCAGGCATTGTTTGCATTGTGCCAATGTATATTATTTATTCAAATGTTCCAAAGCTTATTCCGGAGCCTGTTAAAAACAAAGAGCAAGTCTTCGTATATGCGATATGGATTGTGGCAACAGTGGCTGTGGCAGTTTTACTTAACATAGCTCTGACCCATAGTGGTTTGGTTGAATCGTCGGCAGGTTTTGCCAGAGCCAATAGCATACTTACTGATGGCGATTTATTAATGAAGGTGTTATGCAACTGTTTAGTAATTCCGATATTGGAGGAATTATTAATGCGAGGGATTCTAACAGGCCAGCTATGCTTATGGTACGGGCCGGTTCCAGCGGTAGTGATTTCCTCAATTTGTTTTGGAATTCTACACAATAATATAGTACAATTCATATATGCAGTATTGATGGGAGCAGCCCTTGGAATAATGTATGTTAAAAATAAACGTTTATCTATGTGCATTATTGCTCACTGTTTAATAAATCTTACTGCTATATTATTTGGTTAA